The Aspergillus chevalieri M1 DNA, chromosome 5, nearly complete sequence genome includes a region encoding these proteins:
- the cwc27 gene encoding putative peptidyl-prolyl cis-trans isomerase (COG:O;~EggNog:ENOG410PHGD;~InterPro:IPR029000,IPR002130;~PFAM:PF00160;~go_function: GO:0003755 - peptidyl-prolyl cis-trans isomerase activity [Evidence IEA];~go_process: GO:0000413 - protein peptidyl-prolyl isomerization [Evidence IEA]) produces the protein MSAHYSTEPNPTASATLHTTFGPLHISLFASQTPYTCRNFLQHCTDKYYAGTIFHRIDPDFIIQGGDPTGTGSGGTSIYEYPEFETDPDARDPSEKIVLRDELHSRLRYNRRGLVGMAKSEDGTYGSQFFITLANTERELNGQCTLFGRVEGESIFNVLKIAEAERVEGTERPVYPVKVTGCEVGELGPLAGKVVKRQVTAAPAKEEGKPAAKKKKKGAKGGKTLLSFGGDEGDEELPVRPAKPKFNPKLVTDTKLPEADETAQRPETQKRKRPRSPSPKRAVPEKKQPDPATQIPLPNPESPDRSPAEEPPAKTSKLDRTKAEIENLKSSMRRTATIGPVEGPKKSALEAMIPESSIRGRKRPPPGAVGSGTNGVAGFSSTAEDETLKIFNAFKAKLENADSTTKPQPKRETAETRKTKQAPESEPEDDEAQLCDLHFIANCQSCRSWDDPSATNENDPEADEGEEGWLSHQLRFGKDTLGKDAKWKREHPDDVDSLMVIDPREREKEIVGGRKKGMARDRERERKKEKAGDLEWGRGR, from the coding sequence ATGTCAGCCCACTACTCAACAGAACCAAACCCAACCGCCTCCGCTACCCTCCACACAACCTTCGGCCCCCTGCACATCTCCCTCTTCGCCTCCCAAACCCCCTACACCTGCCGCAACTTCCTTCAACACTGCACCGACAAATACTACGCCGGCACAATCTTCCACCGCATTGACCCGGACTTCATCATCCAAGGCGGCGACCCCACAGGAACCGGCTCCGGCGGCACCTCCATCTACGAGTACCCCGAGTTCGAAACGGACCCGGACGCGCGGGACCCGAGCGAGAAAATTGTCCTCCGCGATGAACTGCACAGCAGACTGCGGTATAACCGGCGCGGACTGGTGGGGATGGCGAAGAGCGAGGACGGAACGTACGGGAGCCAGTTTTTCATCACGCTGGCGAATACGGAGAGGGAGTTGAATGGGCAATGTACGCTTTTTGGGAGGGTAGAAGGGGAGAGTATTTTTAATGTGCTGAAGATTGCGGAGGCGGAGAGGGTGGAGGGGACGGAGAGGCCGGTTTATCCGGTTAAGGTTACGGGATGTGAGGTTGGGGAGTTGGGGCCGTTGGCTGGGAAGGTGGTGAAGAGGCAGGTTACTGCTGCGCCTGCgaaggaggaggggaagcctgcggcgaagaagaagaagaagggtgCGAAGGGAGGTAAGACATTGTTGAGTTTTGGGGGTGATGAGGGCGATGAGGAGCTTCCTGTAAGGCCTGCAAAGCCGAAgttcaatcctaagcttgtGACCGATACGAAGCTTCCGGAGGCAGACGAGACGGCACAGAGACCAGAGACGCAGAAAAGGAAACGGCCCCGGTCGCCTTCGCCGAAGCGCGCTGTTCCGGAAAAGAAACAACCAGACCCGGCAACTCAAATTCCGCTACCCAATCCAGAATCACCAGACCGCTCGCCAGCAGAGGAGCCCCCGGCAAAGACATCAAAACTCGACCGCACGAAAGCAGAGATTGAGAACCTCAAATCTTCCATGCGCCGGACCGCCACCATAGGACCAGTCGAAGGTCCCAAGAAATCTGCCCTGGAAGCCATGATCCCCGAAAGCTCTATCCGAGGCCGCAAGAGGCCACCACCCGGCGCTGTTGGCAGCGGTACAAACGGTGTAGCAGGATTCAGCAGCACAGCCGAAGACGAGACGCTGAAAATCTTCAACGCCTTCAAAGCGAAGCTCGAAAACGCAGACTCAACCACAAAACCACAACCCAAGCGCGAAACCGCCGAGACCCGCAAAACAAAGCAAGCACCTGAATCCGAACCCGAAGACGACGAAGCTCAACTTTGCGACCTGCACTTCATTGCAAACTGCCAATCGTGCCGATCCTGGGACGACCCCTCAGCCACCAACGAGAACGACCCCGAAGCCGACGAAGGCGAGGAGGGCTGGTTATCGCACCAGCTCCGCTTTGGCAAGGATACGCTGGGCAAAGATGCGAAGTGGAAGCGCGAACATCCTGATGATGTAGACTCGCTCATGGTTATTGACCCGCGGGAACGAGAGAAGGAGATTGTGggagggaggaagaagggaaTGGCGAGGGACCGGGagagggaaagaaagaaggaaaaggctGGGGATTTGGAATGGGGGCGTGGGAGGTAG
- a CDS encoding DUF3431 domain-containing protein (COG:S;~EggNog:ENOG410PW2Y;~InterPro:IPR021838;~PFAM:PF11913;~SECRETED:SignalP(1-26)), with amino-acid sequence MARTSLRLGLAIILLVSVLLFRSTLASLWNNGFHSIPVDVRNGTASAMPETPDRVVVVGKMKHEDTEWVIEDLYDWQHAIYTVDDPTAPLTVPKNKGHEGNVYLQYILDNYHALPSTIVFLHSHRDGYPLAWHTEFDTHSNPITVQRLKTDFVQRNGYVNMRCNPYPGCPNELLPLRNPPDPMRGPEYVYGEAWKKLFNNTNVPEVVGAACCAQFAVSREQVLKRGYGEYEWFHSWLMETELPDDISGRVLEYMWHVIFGKEAVYCPDMEQCYRDVYGVYSDY; translated from the exons ATGGCCAGGACATCTTTGCGGCTGGGGTTGGCTATTATACTCTTGGTATCGGTGCTGTTGTTCAGGTCTACGTTGGCGTCGCTTTGGAATAATGGATTTCATAGTATCCCCGTGGATGTGCGGAATGGGACTGCGTCTGCCATGCCCGAGACGCCAGATCGCGTAGTTGTGGTGGGCAAAATGAAGCATGAGGATAcggaatgggtgattgaggATCTCTACGA CTGGCAACACGCCATCTACACAGTCGACGACCCAACGGCCCCCTTGACCGTCCCCAAAAACAAAGGCCACGAAGGCAACGTCTACCTCCAATACATCCTCGACAACTACCATGCCCTTCCCTCGACAATCGTCTTCCTCCACAGCCACCGCGACGGCTACCCACTAGCCTGGCACACGGAATTCGACACGCACTCCAACCCCATCACCGTCCAGCGCCTCAAAACCGACTTCGTCCAGCGCAACGGCTACGTCAATATGCGCTGTAACCCATACCCCGGCTGCCCCAACGAACTCCTACCACTCCGCAATCCGCCGGATCCCATGCGCGGACCGGAGTATGTGTATGGGGAAGCGTGGAAGAAGTTGTTCAATAATACTAATGTGCCAGAGGTTGTGGGGGCGGCATGTTGTGCGCAGTTTGCGGTGTCGAGGGAGCAGGTGCTGAAGCGGGGGTATGGGGAGTATGAGTGGTTTCATTCGTGGTTGATGGAGACGGAGTTGCCGGATGACATTAGTGGGAGGGTGTTGGAGTATATGTGGCATGTTATATTTGGGAAGGAAGCTGTCTA TTGCCCCGATATGGAGCAGTGTTATCGCGATGTTTATGGCGTTTACTCGGATTATTGA
- a CDS encoding uncharacterized protein (COG:S;~EggNog:ENOG410PKYM;~InterPro:IPR029033;~SECRETED:SignalP(1-20);~TransMembrane:1 (n5-12c20/21o419-443i)), with protein sequence MWSPSLLLTLLAPMAHPALAEKILGAYIFARHGDRTAKALGDTHLTDLGYNEVYLTGSYYHSRYISPDSPLQIAGISEPTVNTKQITASTPSDEVLQNSATGFLQGVYPPVGSSANETLRNSTTVQSPLKGYQLIPLSTVSSGTNSEDSTWLQKASGCEAATASSKGFYSSALYKDLVEETKGFYESLSPMLNSTFNVSQMSFKNAYKIFDYLNVALIHNSSSEFPSSGLLSDEVYNQLLTLASTSEYNLAYNSSDEIRAIEGMSLAGEVLEGLEDIVTSQGKSKLNIQFGSYGTFMSYFGLAQLPSVNVNFTGIPDYASSMAWELVTNSTSDAFPAESEISVRFIFHNGTITGSSTPDQYSLFGQSSTVLPWTDFVEQTKKIAVTNQDQWCQACGNTDSQCPAASVQSTRNSGGMSKAVAGVVGAMVTLGVILILEALFFLVGGFTIAKRKKAVAGSDVGSEHVTDKI encoded by the coding sequence ATGTGGTCCCCTAGCCTTCTACTGACCCTACTGGCGCCCATGGCACACCCCGCCCTAGCCGAAAAAATCCTAGGAGCGTACATCTTCGCCCGCCACGGTGACCGAACCGCCAAAGCCCTGGGAGACACCCACCTTACTGACCTGGGCTACAACGAGGTCTATCTGACGGGCAGCTACTACCACTCGCGCTACATCTCTCCCGACTCTCCACTACAAATCGCAGGTATCAGCGAACCAACCGTCAACACCAAGCAAATTACCGCCTCTACGCCGTCGGACGAGGTGCTCCAGAACTCTGCGACGGGATTCCTGCAGGGTGTGTATCCGCCTGTTGGCAGCTCTGCGAATGAGACGCTGCGGAATAGTACAACCGTGCAATCGCCGCTGAAAGGATACCAGTTGATTCCGTTGTCGACGGTGAGTTCGGGGACAAATAGCGAGGATTCGACGTGGTTGCAGAAGGCGAGTGGGTGTGAGGCTGCGACGGCTAGTAGTAAGGGTTTTTACAGCTCAGCCTTGTACAAGGACTTGGTTGAGGAGACGAAGGGGTTTTATGAGTCATTGTCGCCGATGTTGAACAGTACGTTCAATGTGTCGCAGATGTCGTTTAAGAATGCGTACAAGATCTTCGATTATCTTAATGTCGCGTTGATTCATAACTCCAGCAGTGAGTTTCCGTCGTCGGGTTTGTTGTCGGATGAGGTTTACAACCAGCTCTTGACGCTGGCTAGTACCTCGGAATACAACCTGGCGTACAACTCGTCCGACGAAATTCGCGCTATCGAGGGCATGAGTCTTGCAGGCGAGGTGTTGGAAGGACTCGAGGACATCGTCACTTCCCAAGGCAAATCCAAGCTGAACATCCAATTCGGCTCTTACGGCACATTCATGTCCTACTTTGGTCTCGCGCAATTGCCCTCTGTGAACGTCAACTTCACCGGAATCCCCGACTACGCCTCGTCGATGGCCTGGGAGCTAGTGACCAACTCGACCTCTGACGCGTTCCCAGCCGAGTCTGAGATCAGCGTGCGGTTCATCTTCCATAACGGAACTATTACCGGATCATCGACACCTGATCAGTATTCGCTGTTTGGACAATCGAGCACCGTCCTCCCGTGGACGGACTTTGTCGAGCAGACTAAGAAGATTGCTGTCACAAATCAGGATCAATGGTGTCAGGCCTGCGGCAACACTGACAGTCAGTGTCCTGCCGCTTCTGTTCAGTCCACCCGCAACTCTGGCGGTATGTCCAAGGCCGTCGCTGGTGTTGTGGGTGCTATGGTGACGCTCGGAGTGATTCTGATTCTTGAGGCGTTGTTCTTCCTTGTGGGTGGATTCACGATTGCCAAGAGGAAAAAGGCGGTTGCTGGGTCTGATGTTGGCAGTGAACATGTCACGGACAAGATTTGA